From a region of the Proteiniborus sp. DW1 genome:
- the gcvPA gene encoding aminomethyl-transferring glycine dehydrogenase subunit GcvPA → MHRYIPNTEADKKRMLESIGVNSVCDLFSDIPDNLKLNRKLNIGDAMSEIEIVNHMKSLASKNKSTDELVCFLGAGAYDHYIPSIVKHLAMRSEFYTAYTPYQPEISQGTVQIIFEYQTMMTNLTGMDVTNASMYDGPTAAAEAAIMACENTRRKSVIVSKTVNPETREVLKTYLSVRDIELIEVDMVDGVTDVEKLKSLVTKETAAVLVQSPNFLGIIEDLTEVEKIIHENKGNLIMYTDPISLGILKTPRDLGVDIVVGEGQSLGNRLNFGGPHLGFLATTSKLVRKLPGRIVGQTVDADGNRAFVLTLQAREQHIRRYKATSNICSNQGLNMVMAAIYMITMGKKGLREVALQSTQKAHYAYNEITKSGKFKPLFNQPFFKEFAVTSDIDAGKVNKELLNQGILGGYELGKDYAELNNGLLFCVTEKRTKEEIDKLVSALEVI, encoded by the coding sequence ATGCATAGATATATACCAAATACGGAGGCTGATAAAAAGCGAATGCTTGAAAGCATTGGCGTAAACTCCGTTTGCGACTTATTTTCTGATATACCAGATAACTTAAAGTTAAACAGAAAGCTTAACATTGGTGACGCAATGTCTGAAATAGAGATTGTAAACCATATGAAAAGCCTTGCAAGTAAAAATAAAAGTACAGATGAATTAGTATGCTTTTTAGGAGCAGGAGCGTATGATCATTATATCCCATCTATAGTAAAGCATCTTGCTATGAGGTCTGAGTTCTATACTGCATATACTCCTTATCAACCAGAAATAAGCCAAGGAACAGTACAAATAATTTTTGAATATCAAACTATGATGACTAATCTTACTGGTATGGATGTGACTAATGCATCAATGTACGATGGACCTACTGCAGCAGCTGAAGCAGCTATAATGGCTTGTGAAAACACAAGACGTAAATCAGTTATAGTATCTAAAACTGTTAATCCAGAGACTAGAGAAGTTCTTAAAACTTATCTGTCAGTAAGAGATATAGAGCTAATAGAAGTAGATATGGTTGACGGCGTTACAGATGTGGAAAAGCTAAAATCTCTAGTAACTAAAGAAACTGCAGCAGTATTAGTTCAAAGTCCAAACTTCCTTGGAATAATCGAAGATTTAACAGAAGTTGAAAAGATTATTCACGAAAATAAAGGAAACCTAATTATGTATACTGACCCAATTTCCCTAGGAATACTAAAAACTCCTAGAGATTTAGGTGTAGATATAGTAGTTGGAGAAGGACAGTCTTTAGGAAATAGACTTAACTTCGGTGGTCCACATCTAGGATTCCTAGCTACTACTTCAAAGCTTGTTAGAAAGCTTCCTGGAAGAATAGTAGGTCAAACTGTGGATGCAGATGGCAATAGAGCATTTGTGCTTACTCTTCAAGCAAGAGAGCAGCATATAAGAAGATATAAGGCTACTTCAAATATATGCTCAAACCAAGGCTTAAACATGGTTATGGCAGCTATATATATGATAACAATGGGTAAGAAGGGGCTTAGAGAAGTTGCTCTACAAAGCACACAAAAAGCTCACTATGCTTACAATGAAATCACTAAATCAGGTAAATTTAAACCATTGTTCAACCAACCATTCTTTAAGGAATTTGCAGTTACAAGCGATATAGATGCTGGCAAGGTTAATAAAGAGCTTCTAAATCAAGGAATTCTTGGTGGATATGAGCTTGGAAAAGATTATGCTGAGCTTAATAATGGACTTCTTTTCTGTGTTACAGAAAAGAGAACAAAAGAAGAAATTGATAAGCTAGTTAGCGCTTTGGAGGTGATATAG
- the gcvPB gene encoding aminomethyl-transferring glycine dehydrogenase subunit GcvPB: MKKYDKLIFEISKEGRTAYSLPKLDVNELPLESIIPSQFLNEKEVDLPEVSEVDVIRHFTNLSNKNYGLDTGFYPLGSCTMKYNPKINEDMAALSNFADLHPYQPEETVQGALELMYNLEKYLSEISGMARTTLQPAAGAHGELTGLLIIKAYHASRGDSKRNKIIVPDSAHGTNPSSAQVAGFDIVEIKSDKYGAVDIEALKAVLDDEVAGLMLTNPSTLGLFEKNIKEIADLVHEAGGLLYYDGANMNAIMGITRPGDMGFDVMHYNLHKTFSTPHGGGGPGSGPVGVREDLVKFLPCPMVEKNGDKYTLNYNCPDSIGKMKGFYGHFGVLVRAYTYILALGAEGLKEVSETAVLNANYMMHKLKDYYYLPLDQVCKHEFVLGGLKEENLEVTTLDIAKRLLDYGYHPPTVYFPLIVDQAIMVEPTETESVETLDGFIETMIRIAEEAENDPQLLKNAPYSTPVRRVDEAKAAKDLILKWSK; encoded by the coding sequence ATTAAAAAATATGATAAACTAATATTTGAAATCTCCAAGGAAGGAAGAACTGCATATAGTCTTCCAAAACTAGATGTAAATGAGCTTCCACTAGAATCAATTATACCAAGCCAATTTTTAAATGAAAAAGAAGTTGACTTGCCAGAAGTGAGTGAAGTAGATGTTATAAGACACTTTACTAATCTTTCAAATAAAAACTACGGACTAGATACAGGATTCTATCCATTAGGATCATGTACTATGAAATACAATCCTAAGATAAATGAAGATATGGCAGCACTTAGTAACTTTGCTGATTTACATCCATATCAACCTGAAGAAACTGTACAGGGTGCTTTAGAGTTAATGTACAATCTTGAAAAGTATCTTTCAGAAATCTCAGGTATGGCTAGAACTACTCTACAACCAGCAGCTGGAGCACATGGAGAGCTTACTGGGTTATTAATCATTAAAGCATACCATGCTTCAAGAGGAGATAGCAAGAGAAATAAGATAATAGTTCCAGACTCAGCTCATGGTACTAACCCTTCAAGTGCACAGGTTGCAGGCTTTGATATCGTAGAGATAAAATCCGATAAGTATGGTGCAGTAGATATAGAAGCACTTAAAGCTGTATTAGATGATGAAGTTGCAGGTTTAATGCTTACTAACCCAAGTACTCTTGGATTATTTGAAAAGAATATAAAAGAGATAGCTGACCTAGTACATGAGGCTGGCGGCCTATTGTACTATGACGGTGCTAATATGAACGCTATCATGGGAATTACAAGACCTGGCGATATGGGCTTTGACGTAATGCATTATAACCTACACAAAACATTCTCAACACCTCACGGCGGGGGAGGTCCTGGAAGCGGTCCAGTTGGAGTAAGAGAAGACTTAGTTAAATTCCTTCCATGTCCAATGGTAGAAAAGAATGGGGACAAATATACTCTAAACTATAATTGCCCAGATTCAATTGGCAAGATGAAAGGCTTCTATGGTCATTTCGGAGTATTAGTAAGAGCATATACTTATATACTAGCATTAGGTGCAGAAGGACTTAAGGAAGTTAGTGAAACAGCTGTACTTAATGCAAACTATATGATGCATAAGCTTAAAGACTACTACTACTTACCACTAGATCAAGTATGTAAGCATGAGTTTGTATTAGGTGGATTAAAAGAAGAAAACTTAGAAGTAACTACATTAGATATTGCTAAGAGACTTCTAGACTATGGATATCATCCACCAACAGTATACTTCCCATTAATTGTTGATCAAGCAATAATGGTTGAACCTACTGAAACAGAAAGTGTTGAAACGTTAGATGGTTTCATAGAAACTATGATCAGGATAGCAGAGGAAGCAGAAAATGATCCTCAACTATTAAAGAATGCACCATATAGCACACCAGTTAGAAGAGTAGATGAAGCTAAGGCAGCAAAAGACCTTATCTTAAAATGGAGCAAATAA
- a CDS encoding hemolysin III family protein, translating into MKELNESVDLNKISKKAYSLNEEIASSITHGIGILFSVVTLTILLIYAIWDRSVISIVAFSIYGFCSICLYTSSTLYHSFQNEKIKKILRVFDHSSIFLFIAGTYTPVTLLSMTGYWRIGILTAVWTIALFGIGFKIFTYNKFDKFKMVSVLMYVLMGWIIVIAIRPMLEMVPKGFFIWLLAGGIIYTLGTIFYSIKKIPYNHAIWHLFVLGGSVMHFLGIFIYLK; encoded by the coding sequence ATGAAAGAGTTAAATGAATCTGTAGATCTTAATAAAATTTCAAAGAAGGCTTATTCATTAAATGAGGAAATAGCCAGTAGTATAACTCATGGAATAGGTATTTTATTTAGTGTAGTTACCTTAACTATTTTACTTATATATGCAATTTGGGATAGAAGTGTAATATCAATAGTAGCCTTTAGTATTTATGGTTTTTGCTCTATATGTTTATATACATCCTCAACCCTATATCATAGCTTCCAGAATGAAAAGATAAAAAAAATACTTAGAGTATTTGACCATTCTTCTATATTCTTGTTTATAGCAGGTACATATACTCCAGTTACACTTTTGTCTATGACAGGGTATTGGAGAATAGGAATATTAACAGCAGTGTGGACTATAGCACTATTTGGCATAGGCTTTAAGATATTTACCTACAATAAATTTGATAAATTTAAAATGGTATCTGTGCTTATGTATGTGCTTATGGGCTGGATAATAGTTATTGCTATAAGACCTATGCTAGAGATGGTACCTAAAGGATTTTTTATTTGGCTATTAGCAGGAGGAATAATCTATACATTGGGTACGATATTCTACTCAATAAAGAAGATACCATATAATCATGCAATATGGCATTTGTTTGTACTAGGCGGAAGCGTAATGCACTTTTTAGGGATATTTATATATCTTAAATAG
- a CDS encoding DUF1858 domain-containing protein: MNKTISLNETIYELCTKYPEIKDILKDLGFVDIANPIMMNTAGRVMTIFKGAQMKSVDIEKIKEKLKENGFEII, from the coding sequence ATGAATAAAACCATATCTTTAAACGAGACTATCTATGAATTATGTACTAAATACCCAGAGATAAAAGATATTTTAAAAGACCTTGGATTTGTAGATATAGCAAATCCTATTATGATGAATACTGCAGGCAGAGTAATGACCATATTTAAAGGTGCACAAATGAAAAGCGTTGATATAGAAAAAATAAAAGAAAAATTAAAAGAAAATGGTTTTGAAATAATTTAA
- a CDS encoding DUF438 domain-containing protein: MSELINNREVLEDPNKKKRQAILKDIIMQLHDGKDPKEVKDQFANLISGVSASEISEMEAGLIKDGMPVEEIQRLCDVHAEIFKGSIEEIHSETNEEEKPGHPVRVFKEENFAIEDLVKNSILPKVKDFVSNGMGKVKFSIIEDVNLLMDIEKHYSRKENILFPYMEKYGITAPPKVMWGVDDEIRKEIKDFKALLLKENIDMKDMEEIEKKAEIMAQRILDMIFKEESIMLPMLLDVLTEDEWLKIAEDSEEIGYCIVAPTEKWVPERAPVEKIVKEETTGGPAGYVKFNTGILKVKELENLLNTLPFDITFIDKDDIVKYFSQPEERFFPRTKSVIGRTVQNCHPHASVKTVEKILDDFKSGTKDSEAFWIKLRGEYIYIRYFAVRDKDGKYMGTLEVTQNIKPIQEITGEKRLLSE; this comes from the coding sequence ATGAGTGAATTAATTAATAACAGAGAGGTATTAGAAGATCCTAATAAGAAAAAAAGACAGGCTATACTAAAAGATATAATCATGCAGCTACATGATGGAAAGGACCCTAAAGAAGTTAAGGACCAATTTGCAAATCTTATAAGTGGGGTATCGGCTAGCGAAATATCTGAAATGGAAGCAGGCTTAATCAAGGACGGAATGCCAGTTGAGGAAATCCAAAGACTATGTGATGTTCATGCTGAAATTTTTAAAGGGTCAATAGAGGAAATCCACAGTGAGACAAATGAAGAAGAAAAACCAGGTCACCCAGTAAGGGTATTTAAGGAAGAAAACTTTGCAATAGAGGATTTAGTAAAGAACAGTATACTTCCTAAGGTAAAGGATTTTGTATCAAATGGAATGGGCAAAGTAAAGTTCAGTATTATAGAAGATGTAAATCTACTAATGGACATAGAAAAGCACTATAGTAGAAAGGAAAATATTTTATTCCCTTACATGGAGAAGTATGGAATCACAGCTCCACCAAAGGTAATGTGGGGAGTAGATGATGAGATACGTAAGGAAATTAAGGATTTTAAAGCACTATTACTTAAAGAAAATATAGACATGAAAGACATGGAAGAAATAGAAAAAAAGGCAGAAATCATGGCACAAAGAATTTTAGATATGATTTTCAAAGAAGAAAGCATAATGCTGCCTATGCTATTAGATGTGCTAACTGAGGACGAGTGGCTAAAAATTGCTGAGGATAGTGAAGAAATAGGATACTGTATAGTAGCACCTACTGAAAAATGGGTGCCAGAAAGAGCACCAGTAGAGAAGATAGTTAAGGAAGAAACCACAGGTGGTCCTGCTGGATATGTTAAGTTTAATACAGGAATATTAAAGGTTAAGGAACTTGAAAACTTGTTAAACACTCTTCCTTTTGATATTACATTTATAGATAAGGATGATATAGTAAAGTATTTCTCACAACCAGAGGAGAGATTCTTCCCAAGAACTAAATCAGTAATAGGACGTACAGTACAAAACTGCCACCCACATGCCAGCGTAAAAACAGTGGAGAAAATACTAGATGACTTCAAAAGTGGAACAAAGGACAGCGAAGCCTTTTGGATTAAACTAAGAGGAGAATACATCTATATCAGATACTTTGCAGTAAGAGATAAAGATGGGAAGTATATGGGAACCCTAGAAGTAACACAAAATATCAAGCCTATACAAGAGATAACAGGGGAGAAGAGGCTGTTATCAGAATAG
- a CDS encoding BlaI/MecI/CopY family transcriptional regulator translates to MSKGKKVKLTDTEWKIMMLLWEESPLTVRQMEDALKEETGWTRHTIISFLKRMMEKGYIRMEEGSPARLYYPLLDKNNTVLQATRSFVKKIFDGKVGLLVSSLVESEDITENEINSMIKSLEQALVEKDGKDE, encoded by the coding sequence ATGAGTAAAGGTAAAAAAGTAAAGCTTACAGATACTGAATGGAAGATAATGATGCTTTTATGGGAGGAGTCCCCTTTAACAGTTAGACAAATGGAAGATGCCTTGAAAGAAGAGACAGGCTGGACAAGACATACTATTATTTCTTTTCTAAAACGTATGATGGAAAAGGGATATATTCGTATGGAGGAAGGAAGTCCTGCTAGGCTCTATTATCCTTTGCTAGACAAAAACAATACGGTATTACAGGCAACTCGCTCATTTGTAAAAAAAATATTTGATGGTAAAGTGGGACTACTTGTTTCGTCTTTAGTTGAAAGTGAAGACATAACAGAGAATGAAATCAATTCTATGATAAAATCCCTTGAGCAGGCCTTAGTCGAAAAGGATGGGAAAGATGAGTGA
- a CDS encoding S8 family serine peptidase, with amino-acid sequence MKRLLSLFMGITILLTGCTSPQTVQMESPEQLEQLEQQESAEKVEQSEQDVQSENQEQSEESGRYKTLLSPDNELSIVRKPAPADFTVFHPGKMTMLPKYNPASDEMWQVDLRSGDLTELDLEGRFEDLIYADFDSKTKWPDKLPDGFDPELIMELGKNPGLGVRELHKKGITGKGIGIAIIDQGLLVDHVEYKDQLKLYEEIHCGDDFAMMHGPAVASIAVGKTVGVAPEADLYYIAETHGVYKDGEFQYDLIWLAKSIDRIVEINKILPEGEKIRVISISLGIGDWANGYKKALESIEKAKQEGIYTVYVGSDPFMGLGRDPLKSADELTSFSKGEYWKSFIYNNDELLIPMDSRCTASPTGIEDYAFYRKGGMSWVVPYVAGLYALACQVDPDITPEVFWEEAYNTSETITINDTQKLGKIVNPIKLIEKIEELK; translated from the coding sequence ATGAAAAGATTATTGAGTTTATTCATGGGGATAACTATTTTATTAACTGGTTGTACTTCACCACAAACGGTACAAATGGAGTCACCAGAACAATTAGAACAGCTTGAGCAGCAAGAAAGTGCTGAGAAAGTTGAACAATCTGAACAAGATGTACAATCTGAAAATCAAGAGCAATCAGAAGAGTCAGGGCGATATAAAACATTACTTTCACCAGACAATGAGTTGAGTATTGTAAGAAAACCTGCACCAGCAGATTTTACAGTTTTTCACCCTGGGAAGATGACTATGTTACCTAAGTATAACCCTGCTTCAGATGAAATGTGGCAAGTTGATTTAAGAAGTGGAGATCTTACAGAGCTTGATTTAGAGGGAAGATTTGAAGACTTGATCTATGCAGATTTTGATAGCAAGACTAAATGGCCTGATAAATTACCTGATGGCTTTGATCCAGAGTTAATTATGGAACTAGGAAAGAATCCTGGATTGGGAGTAAGAGAGCTTCATAAAAAAGGAATCACTGGCAAAGGAATTGGCATTGCGATAATAGATCAAGGCTTACTAGTTGATCATGTAGAATATAAGGATCAATTGAAATTGTATGAAGAAATTCATTGTGGTGATGATTTTGCAATGATGCATGGTCCTGCAGTCGCATCTATAGCTGTAGGTAAGACAGTTGGTGTAGCACCCGAGGCTGACCTTTATTATATTGCAGAAACCCATGGAGTATATAAAGATGGAGAATTTCAATATGACCTTATTTGGCTTGCAAAGTCAATAGATCGTATTGTAGAAATCAACAAGATTTTACCTGAAGGTGAAAAAATTAGAGTCATATCAATTTCTTTAGGAATAGGTGATTGGGCAAATGGCTATAAAAAGGCACTTGAATCCATAGAAAAAGCAAAACAGGAAGGGATATATACTGTATATGTTGGTAGTGACCCTTTTATGGGACTCGGACGTGATCCATTAAAGAGTGCAGATGAGCTTACTTCATTTTCAAAGGGAGAATACTGGAAAAGTTTTATATATAATAACGATGAGTTATTAATTCCTATGGATTCTAGATGTACTGCTAGTCCTACAGGTATTGAAGATTATGCATTCTATCGAAAGGGTGGTATGAGCTGGGTAGTCCCATATGTTGCAGGATTATATGCTCTAGCATGTCAGGTTGATCCTGATATTACACCAGAAGTATTC